A stretch of Carya illinoinensis cultivar Pawnee chromosome 14, C.illinoinensisPawnee_v1, whole genome shotgun sequence DNA encodes these proteins:
- the LOC122293258 gene encoding cucumber peeling cupredoxin-like, whose protein sequence is MEQRICNSPGLLPSILSCCFLLISFPASVQAYKNYTVGDSLGWYDTLEKPSVNYQKWAAGKNFSLGDFLIFNTDNNHSVIQTYNVTTYKLCDYEDAQEDDTTQWSDANPSAASPHPVSVPVPLLKEGMTYFFSSDYDGEQCNNGQRLMINVTHGKGLPKSLENPAEESPGPISQNSGDDESAPDTIVPSNFNNPNEENADSEPSGSVSLSMHWKLKDRTLNGILALLGLVCLLS, encoded by the exons atggaaCAGAGAATTTGCAACTCTCCCGGCCTGTTGCCCTCCATTCTCTCTTGTTGTTTTCTTCTTATCTCTTTTCCAGCATCTGTCCAAGCTTACAAGAACTACACTGTGGGTGATTCTTTGGGTTGGTACGACACTCTTGAGAAACCCTCTGTCAATTACCAGAAATGGGCTGCCGGCAAGAATTTCAGCCTTGGAGATTTCCTCA TTTTCAACACAGACAATAATCATTCTGTTATCCAAACATATAATGTGACCACCTACAAACTTTGTGACTATGAGGATGCTCAAGAAGACGACACAACACAATGGTCAGACGCGAATCCATCCGCCGCCAGCCCACATCCAGTCTCGGTGCCAGTTCCACTACTCAAAGAAGGGATGACATATTTCTTTTCTAGTGATTATGATGGCGAGCAATGCAATAATGGCCAGCGTTTGATGATTAATGTGACTCATGGAAAAGGGTTGCCAAAGAGTTTGGAAAACCCTGCTGAAGAATCCCCGGGACCGATAAGTCAGAACTCCGGTGATGATGAATCAGCGCCGGATACTATTGTTCCGTCAAATTTCAATAACCCCAATGAAGAAAATGCCGATAGCGAACCATCTGGATCTGTTTCATTATCAATGCATTGGAAGCTCAAAGACAGGACActaaatgggattttggcttTGTTAGGGCTGGTTTGTTTGTTATCATAA